Proteins from a genomic interval of uncultured Methanobrevibacter sp.:
- a CDS encoding adenylosuccinate synthetase, with amino-acid sequence MTCSILVGGAWGDEGKGKCITYLCDNDKPDIIARAGVGPNAGHSVEFNGEKYGLRLTPSGFVHTGAKLMIGAGVLVNPDVLFNEFEKLKKYNIKERMSVDPRCAIISQDHMNRDKASEHLAKKIGSTGSGCGPANSDRVLRTIDLAKDIPELEEYITDVSLACNEAIDNGEEVFIEGSQGFALSLYYGTYPFVTSKDTTASTFAADVGVGPTKVDEVINVFKSYISRVGEGPFPTEMSQEEAESKGLEEYGVVTGRRRRIGYFDMELAKESCRINGATQIALTCVDRLFDCARVQDYSELSAETKAFIEDIQTETGVPVTIISTGPDLKDTIDLRKELL; translated from the coding sequence ATGACTTGTAGTATTTTAGTTGGAGGAGCATGGGGAGATGAAGGTAAAGGAAAATGTATCACTTACCTATGTGACAATGACAAACCGGACATTATTGCCCGTGCAGGTGTTGGACCGAATGCAGGACACTCTGTTGAGTTCAATGGGGAAAAGTACGGTTTAAGATTAACCCCATCAGGTTTTGTACATACCGGCGCTAAGCTCATGATCGGTGCAGGAGTGCTAGTAAATCCGGATGTATTATTTAATGAATTTGAAAAATTAAAGAAATATAACATTAAAGAAAGGATGTCTGTAGACCCTAGGTGTGCCATAATCTCACAGGATCACATGAACAGGGATAAGGCTTCAGAACATTTGGCCAAAAAGATAGGAAGTACCGGTTCAGGATGTGGACCAGCAAACTCTGACCGTGTATTGAGAACCATTGACCTTGCTAAGGATATTCCGGAACTTGAGGAATATATCACTGATGTATCCCTTGCATGTAATGAAGCGATTGATAACGGTGAAGAGGTATTTATTGAAGGATCACAAGGTTTTGCCCTTTCACTTTACTATGGAACATATCCGTTCGTTACAAGCAAAGACACCACAGCATCAACTTTTGCAGCGGATGTGGGTGTAGGACCAACTAAAGTAGATGAAGTCATCAATGTATTTAAATCTTATATTTCTCGTGTTGGAGAAGGACCTTTCCCAACCGAAATGAGTCAAGAGGAAGCTGAAAGCAAAGGCCTTGAGGAATACGGTGTCGTTACCGGAAGACGTAGAAGAATAGGCTACTTTGATATGGAACTTGCAAAGGAATCATGTAGAATCAACGGTGCAACCCAGATTGCATTGACATGTGTTGACAGACTGTTCGACTGTGCACGTGTACAGGATTACAGTGAGTTGTCTGCTGAAACCAAGGCTTTCATTGAAGATATACAAACAGAAACTGGAGTGCCAGTTACCATCATCTCAACAGGTCCTGATTTAAAGGACACTATTGACTTAAGAAAAGAATTATTATAG
- a CDS encoding DUF6891 domain-containing protein, whose product MDSDLVEEIEYMIDLLSKSGFFDVEEIVEILEDQFIEEEIDFSKFNIPLADSSNDNFSKLDNAFKKLSSEGIVSIHNCGYDISEGVTDAFELRVHLLNNKFDPKGFCFYTFEDVEDSIFDENLKITFGDFENDEGDALEIGKIVSRCLKDENFNVVWDETVNNQIEINPFKWDKSYDDEKEYEIEGAYDAFVASQVSE is encoded by the coding sequence ATGGATTCTGATTTGGTCGAAGAAATCGAGTATATGATTGATTTGCTTTCCAAATCAGGTTTTTTCGATGTTGAGGAAATTGTGGAAATATTGGAGGATCAGTTTATCGAAGAGGAAATTGATTTTTCCAAATTCAATATTCCCTTGGCAGATTCATCCAATGATAACTTTTCCAAATTGGACAATGCATTTAAAAAACTTTCCTCAGAAGGTATCGTTTCCATCCACAATTGCGGCTATGATATCTCGGAAGGCGTGACCGATGCATTTGAATTGCGCGTTCATCTCCTGAACAATAAGTTCGACCCCAAGGGCTTTTGTTTTTATACCTTTGAGGATGTCGAGGATTCAATTTTCGACGAAAACCTGAAGATAACCTTTGGGGACTTTGAAAATGATGAGGGTGATGCATTGGAAATCGGTAAAATCGTTTCCAGATGTCTGAAGGATGAGAACTTTAATGTTGTCTGGGACGAGACAGTTAACAATCAAATTGAAATCAATCCCTTTAAATGGGATAAATCATACGATGATGAAAAAGAATATGAAATTGAAGGAGCATATGATGCTTTTGTAGCTAGTCAGGTGTCAGAATGA
- a CDS encoding DUF6882 domain-containing protein — MKTIEKPITIEPEDTFKVVLSKYGALALDKQENLSEMIGETVGDLDIEKGEITFGDITFPVQILGFFMEDSNQWSWAWDNEDIFGKDLITSACQLKEIGEEFDISEFKTPLLNAIYDDCHALAMTAVGILNMDAYYAVSEEGLEIFVLIKSDSIKENNSVIKFRNTFYTFQKNFSIYPRIAFEAYTKLKGYGYKPHDEFALAKIGEARVMAGFTERGNVTRILMFGEDEE; from the coding sequence TTGAAAACAATAGAGAAGCCAATAACTATTGAACCAGAAGATACATTTAAAGTAGTTTTATCAAAATATGGTGCTTTAGCTTTAGATAAACAAGAAAATTTATCCGAAATGATAGGTGAAACTGTTGGGGATTTGGATATTGAAAAAGGTGAAATCACCTTTGGAGATATCACTTTTCCTGTACAGATTTTAGGTTTTTTCATGGAAGATTCCAACCAATGGTCATGGGCATGGGATAATGAGGACATATTTGGAAAGGACTTGATAACCTCCGCATGTCAGCTAAAGGAAATCGGTGAAGAATTCGACATATCTGAATTTAAAACACCTCTGCTCAATGCAATCTATGACGACTGTCATGCTCTTGCAATGACTGCAGTTGGTATTTTGAATATGGATGCATATTATGCGGTTTCCGAAGAAGGTTTGGAAATTTTCGTGTTGATTAAATCCGATTCAATCAAAGAGAACAACTCCGTCATAAAATTTAGAAATACATTTTATACATTCCAGAAGAATTTCAGCATTTATCCAAGAATTGCATTTGAAGCCTACACCAAACTTAAAGGTTACGGTTACAAACCTCATGATGAGTTTGCCCTTGCAAAGATTGGTGAGGCACGTGTGATGGCCGGATTTACCGAAAGGGGAAATGTCACACGTATATTGATGTTCGGTGAAGATGAAGAGTGA